The Corallococcus soli genome includes a window with the following:
- a CDS encoding nicotinate phosphoribosyltransferase, whose translation MPQSLLATDGYKFSMAEAGWPLRKETFYYSHRKGGPQVMPLDLEAYVRKLLPVPQPEDYAFLAQHDYEMGVGFKAAILRTERLTVRAVPRGALFLPREPLLTVTGPSALVSWLEPLLLQLNYRIQVATQALQDREALARALTTVSCEEEKRIALETLDQVGVKAVPIQVDTEGYLRRVRAQVKELVDIVEDPSRIFEVGLRAATCLEQHALALKACQDAGVQRTSNVEGARVLGMIPVGTMGHEHVQRYGSDDAAFRAMHERRPQRSSYLLDTFDTLLSGIPAAFKLISEEPQGGDSIRFDSGDKKLQYLYAVTRAKDMGIKPVLILEDGLDARMTREFEELRRQVGWEPTAQFYGYGGHIVARTMAHALTRDRVAAVYKLSCSGASPVMKFGNELAEGKQSVPGTPVIFRRRKGEGPLGLVGQAGEATPPGYFPLMESEAVTPSLAGLEGVAPEDQRIGYTATTQALVESLTRRHFPQGR comes from the coding sequence ATGCCCCAGTCGCTGCTCGCCACGGATGGTTACAAGTTCAGCATGGCGGAGGCCGGCTGGCCGCTGCGGAAGGAGACGTTCTACTACTCGCACCGCAAGGGCGGGCCCCAGGTCATGCCGCTGGACCTGGAGGCGTACGTGCGCAAGCTGCTGCCCGTGCCCCAGCCGGAGGACTACGCCTTCCTCGCGCAGCACGACTACGAGATGGGCGTGGGCTTCAAGGCCGCCATCCTGCGCACGGAGCGCCTCACCGTGCGCGCCGTGCCCAGGGGCGCGCTGTTCCTGCCGCGCGAGCCCCTGCTCACGGTGACGGGCCCCTCCGCGCTGGTGTCCTGGCTGGAGCCGCTGCTGCTCCAGCTCAACTACCGCATCCAGGTGGCCACCCAGGCGCTGCAGGACCGCGAGGCGCTCGCGCGCGCGCTGACGACGGTGTCGTGCGAGGAGGAGAAGCGCATCGCGCTGGAGACGCTGGACCAGGTGGGCGTGAAGGCGGTGCCCATCCAGGTGGACACGGAGGGCTACCTGCGGCGCGTGCGGGCGCAGGTGAAGGAGCTGGTGGACATCGTCGAGGACCCGTCCCGCATCTTCGAGGTGGGCCTGCGCGCGGCCACCTGCCTGGAGCAGCACGCGCTGGCCCTCAAGGCCTGCCAGGACGCGGGCGTGCAGCGCACGAGCAACGTGGAGGGCGCGCGCGTGCTGGGGATGATCCCCGTGGGCACCATGGGCCACGAGCACGTGCAGCGCTACGGCTCCGACGACGCGGCCTTCCGCGCCATGCACGAGCGCCGGCCGCAGCGCTCCAGCTACCTGCTGGACACCTTCGACACGCTGCTGTCGGGCATCCCCGCCGCGTTCAAGCTCATCTCCGAGGAGCCGCAGGGCGGGGACTCCATCCGGTTCGACTCCGGCGACAAGAAGCTCCAGTACCTGTACGCGGTGACGCGCGCCAAGGACATGGGCATCAAGCCGGTGCTCATCCTGGAGGACGGCCTGGATGCGCGCATGACGCGCGAGTTCGAGGAGCTGCGCCGGCAGGTGGGCTGGGAGCCGACGGCGCAGTTCTACGGCTACGGGGGCCACATCGTCGCGCGCACCATGGCGCATGCGCTGACGCGCGACCGGGTGGCGGCCGTCTACAAGTTGTCGTGCTCGGGCGCCTCACCGGTGATGAAGTTCGGCAACGAGCTGGCGGAGGGCAAGCAGAGCGTCCCCGGCACGCCGGTCATCTTCCGGCGCCGCAAGGGCGAAGGGCCCCTGGGGCTGGTGGGACAGGCGGGGGAGGCGACCCCCCCGGGCTACTTCCCGCTGATGGAGTCGGAGGCCGTGACGCCGTCGCTGGCGGGCCTGGAGGGCGTGGCGCCGGAGGACCAGCGCATCGGCTACACTGCGACCACGCAGGCGCTGGTGGAATCGCTCACGCGGCGCCACTTCCCGCAGGGCCGCTGA
- a CDS encoding FxsA family protein has product MLKALVVICILLPLAELYLLITLGHHIGLASTLGLLAASAVLGSLIARKQGERVFRNWREAMAGGGVPEEGLLSGVLVMVGGALLIAPGFLSDVIGLALMVPPVRRFMTARVRRSLEQTLRSGAVRVVHFGGVGPVPDGSPLDPNRPPGPFQDARRFDTSEVPASVEPAEGPATFRRPRSEGGEVDAEFTSDEKSRG; this is encoded by the coding sequence GTGCTCAAGGCCCTCGTCGTCATCTGCATCCTGTTGCCCCTGGCGGAGCTGTACCTGCTGATCACGCTCGGTCATCACATCGGATTGGCCTCCACGCTCGGGCTGCTCGCGGCCTCCGCCGTGCTGGGGAGCCTCATCGCCCGGAAGCAGGGCGAGCGGGTGTTCCGCAACTGGCGTGAGGCCATGGCGGGGGGCGGCGTGCCCGAGGAGGGCCTGCTCAGCGGGGTGCTGGTGATGGTGGGCGGCGCGCTGCTCATCGCGCCGGGGTTCCTCTCGGACGTCATCGGGCTGGCGCTGATGGTTCCGCCGGTGCGGCGCTTCATGACGGCGCGCGTGCGCCGCTCGTTGGAGCAGACCCTGCGCTCGGGCGCCGTGCGCGTCGTGCACTTCGGGGGCGTCGGGCCGGTGCCGGATGGGAGCCCGCTCGACCCGAACCGGCCGCCGGGGCCCTTCCAGGACGCGCGGCGCTTCGACACGTCGGAGGTGCCCGCCTCGGTGGAGCCCGCGGAGGGCCCCGCGACCTTCCGCCGCCCCCGGAGCGAGGGCGGCGAAGTGGACGCGGAGTTCACCAGCGACGAGAAGTCCCGGGGTTGA
- a CDS encoding YkgJ family cysteine cluster protein, whose translation MARRDWDDADDEAPASGTRELERAMQETRTVYRQADAAYVPYSCPASGECCQLATTKRQPWLWRPEWEVLSRGRELPPPRADGGCPFLDAAGKRCTVYADRPFGCRTFFCERIRGPARQPAEDVTRLLLRLERISQRVMPSLQGPRPLLEWYAEARTAPAREEP comes from the coding sequence ATGGCGCGCCGGGACTGGGACGACGCAGACGACGAAGCCCCCGCGTCCGGCACGCGTGAGCTGGAGCGCGCGATGCAGGAGACGCGCACCGTCTACCGGCAGGCGGACGCGGCGTACGTCCCCTACTCCTGCCCCGCCAGCGGCGAGTGCTGCCAGTTGGCGACCACGAAGCGGCAGCCCTGGCTGTGGCGCCCGGAGTGGGAGGTGCTCTCCCGGGGCCGTGAACTCCCGCCACCCCGCGCGGATGGGGGCTGTCCCTTCCTGGACGCGGCCGGCAAGCGCTGCACGGTGTACGCGGATCGGCCGTTCGGCTGTCGGACGTTCTTCTGTGAACGGATCCGAGGCCCGGCCCGGCAGCCCGCCGAGGACGTGACGCGCTTGTTGCTTCGGCTGGAGCGCATTTCGCAGCGGGTGATGCCGTCGCTCCAGGGCCCCCGGCCCCTCCTGGAATGGTATGCCGAGGCGCGTACCGCCCCGGCCCGGGAGGAACCGTGA
- a CDS encoding MmcQ/YjbR family DNA-binding protein, with amino-acid sequence MPAENETQKVEAVLREHALSYPGAHEDFPWGHRAMKVNDKTFLFMTVEGEKLNLSAKLPDSKDAALTLPFTEPTEYGLGKSGWVTAHFGAASQVPVPVIKAWIDESYRAIAPKKLVSQLPERGTMVPGPAAKPSKASRASASRGASRTARAGAATRKAAAPVKKAAKKVVARVKSAAKKAAARVKSVAKKVAKKVPAAAKKAAPVRKAAAPARGKRTPAATPKRARRS; translated from the coding sequence ATGCCCGCAGAGAACGAGACGCAGAAGGTCGAAGCGGTACTGCGCGAACATGCGCTGAGCTATCCCGGCGCCCACGAGGACTTTCCCTGGGGGCACCGCGCGATGAAGGTCAACGACAAGACCTTCCTCTTCATGACCGTGGAGGGCGAGAAGCTCAACCTCTCCGCCAAGCTTCCGGATTCGAAGGACGCCGCCCTCACGCTGCCCTTCACCGAGCCCACCGAGTACGGCCTGGGCAAGAGCGGCTGGGTGACGGCCCACTTCGGCGCGGCGTCGCAGGTGCCGGTGCCCGTCATCAAGGCGTGGATCGACGAGAGCTACCGCGCCATCGCGCCCAAGAAGCTCGTGAGCCAGCTGCCCGAGCGCGGCACCATGGTGCCCGGCCCCGCCGCGAAGCCCTCCAAGGCCTCCAGGGCGTCCGCCTCGCGCGGCGCCAGCCGCACCGCCCGCGCGGGCGCCGCCACGCGCAAGGCCGCCGCCCCGGTGAAGAAGGCCGCCAAGAAGGTCGTGGCCCGGGTGAAGTCCGCCGCCAAGAAGGCCGCCGCGCGGGTGAAGTCCGTGGCCAAGAAGGTCGCGAAGAAGGTGCCCGCCGCCGCCAAGAAGGCCGCCCCCGTCCGTAAGGCCGCGGCGCCGGCCCGGGGCAAGCGCACGCCCGCCGCGACGCCCAAGCGCGCGCGCCGCTCGTAG
- a CDS encoding RNA polymerase sigma factor: MFIRGARSWAAANPPGTRSGEGTARAPLPTDEAHLLALVRRVQAGELTAFEQLYEATREDAARTLRHLVGNRVEVEDLLQETYLRLLTAVKGFRGESRFRTFLYRVCSNVALSHLRWKRRRPEDAFADPPEVVAPGEDPERAAERRQAARLVEAALEKLKPKKRIVFVYHELCGMSPDEIALAVGSSVNTVRSRLHHARVEFTEAMQRLVVARPVGGPHGRP, from the coding sequence GTGTTCATCCGTGGAGCGCGCTCATGGGCAGCCGCGAACCCACCCGGGACCCGGTCGGGTGAGGGGACCGCGCGCGCGCCGCTGCCCACGGACGAGGCGCACCTGCTCGCCCTGGTGCGTCGTGTCCAGGCCGGAGAGCTTACCGCCTTCGAGCAGCTCTATGAGGCCACGCGCGAGGACGCGGCGCGCACGCTGCGCCATCTGGTGGGCAACCGCGTGGAGGTGGAGGACCTGCTCCAGGAGACGTACCTGCGGCTGCTCACGGCGGTGAAGGGCTTCCGGGGCGAGTCGCGCTTCCGGACGTTCCTCTACCGGGTATGTTCCAACGTGGCGCTGAGCCACCTGCGCTGGAAGCGGCGCCGGCCGGAGGATGCGTTCGCGGACCCGCCGGAGGTGGTGGCCCCCGGGGAGGACCCCGAGCGCGCCGCGGAGCGCCGTCAGGCGGCCCGGTTGGTGGAGGCGGCGCTGGAGAAGCTCAAGCCCAAGAAGCGAATCGTCTTCGTCTACCACGAGCTGTGCGGCATGAGCCCGGACGAGATCGCCCTGGCCGTGGGAAGCTCGGTCAACACCGTGCGCAGCCGCCTGCACCACGCGAGAGTGGAGTTCACCGAAGCCATGCAGCGCCTGGTCGTCGCCCGGCCGGTGGGAGGTCCCCATGGCCGGCCATGA
- a CDS encoding nicotinamidase, which yields MFLPLPRFLDIHRVGELYLERVAEVSEEAHRYAAEHRVRPAREDPLRVAAFGIDVQVGFCLPGASLFVPGAVDDTSRALLWMYTNLAHITELVFSLDTHRVFQIFHPAWWKDAEGRPPAPMTVISAQDVRQGRWRPTRHPRESLAYCEQLEASGRYVLTIWPYHSLLGGMSHALVPAMYEASLFHALVRDTPTRFDLKGEHPLTENYSVMSPEVTEVGGQRVGEFNQGLMDHLLTFDRVYVFGQASSHCVLSTLRDLQQYLERTDPSKLSRIHILEDAMSPVPAPPLEPLPAALDFPRIAKEALEGFRASGMRVVRTTDPVGA from the coding sequence ATGTTTCTGCCGCTGCCCCGGTTTCTCGACATCCACCGCGTGGGTGAGCTGTACCTGGAGCGCGTGGCGGAGGTCTCCGAGGAGGCCCATCGCTACGCCGCCGAGCACCGCGTGCGGCCGGCCCGCGAGGATCCCCTCCGCGTGGCGGCGTTCGGCATCGACGTGCAGGTGGGCTTCTGCCTGCCGGGCGCGAGCCTCTTCGTCCCCGGCGCGGTGGACGACACCTCGCGTGCGCTGTTGTGGATGTACACGAACCTAGCGCACATCACGGAGCTGGTGTTCTCGTTGGACACGCACCGGGTGTTCCAAATCTTCCACCCGGCCTGGTGGAAGGACGCGGAGGGCCGTCCGCCCGCGCCCATGACGGTCATCAGCGCGCAGGACGTGCGGCAGGGCCGCTGGCGCCCCACGCGCCACCCCCGGGAGAGCCTGGCGTACTGCGAGCAGTTGGAGGCGAGCGGCCGGTACGTGCTCACCATCTGGCCGTACCACTCGCTGCTGGGCGGAATGAGCCACGCGCTGGTGCCGGCCATGTACGAGGCCAGCCTCTTCCACGCGCTCGTGCGCGACACGCCCACCCGGTTCGACCTGAAGGGCGAGCACCCGCTGACGGAGAACTACTCCGTGATGTCGCCGGAGGTGACGGAGGTGGGCGGCCAGCGCGTGGGCGAGTTCAACCAGGGCCTCATGGACCACCTGCTGACGTTTGATCGCGTGTATGTCTTCGGGCAGGCCAGCTCCCACTGCGTGCTGTCCACGCTGAGGGACTTGCAGCAGTACCTGGAGCGCACGGACCCGTCGAAGCTGTCGCGCATCCACATCCTGGAGGACGCGATGAGCCCCGTGCCCGCGCCCCCGTTGGAGCCGCTGCCCGCGGCGCTGGACTTCCCCCGCATCGCGAAGGAGGCGCTGGAGGGCTTCCGCGCCTCGGGGATGCGCGTGGTGCGCACCACGGATCCGGTGGGGGCGTAG
- a CDS encoding glycerate kinase, translated as MIRPRWLIAPQEFKGTLSAAEASAAMAEGLREASLDVVLDVAPLADGGPGTVDALLAGGRGERRLRTVRGPLGAPVEAAWARLEDGRTAVVEMAAASGLSLLPPEGRDARAACTYGAGELMRAALDEGCERLIVGLGGSASTDGGKGALEALGYRFLDAQGAPLPPGGAALARLARVESDARHPRLGQVELLVATDVITPLLGDDGAARLFGPQKGASPEVVEELEAALATFARVAGEQAASIPGAGAAGGMGYGLAAVLGGKLTSGYVLVSRALGLERRVLLADLVLTGEGRFDRQTWLGKGPGALARLAREHGTQVVLFTGSVHADAVLDLSLFREVVELSAQARPGASAHETLREATARWAMGRLGR; from the coding sequence GTGATTCGCCCGCGCTGGCTCATCGCGCCCCAGGAGTTCAAGGGCACCCTGAGCGCCGCCGAGGCCTCGGCCGCCATGGCCGAAGGACTGCGGGAGGCGTCGCTCGACGTGGTGCTGGACGTGGCGCCGCTCGCGGACGGAGGTCCCGGCACCGTGGACGCGTTGCTCGCGGGTGGCCGCGGCGAGCGGCGGCTGCGCACCGTGCGGGGCCCGCTGGGCGCGCCGGTGGAGGCCGCGTGGGCGCGCCTGGAAGACGGCCGCACCGCGGTGGTGGAGATGGCGGCCGCGTCGGGACTCTCCCTGCTGCCGCCGGAGGGCCGGGATGCCCGCGCCGCGTGCACGTACGGCGCGGGCGAGCTGATGCGCGCGGCCCTGGATGAGGGCTGTGAGCGCCTCATCGTCGGGCTGGGCGGCAGCGCGAGCACGGACGGGGGCAAGGGCGCGCTGGAGGCGCTGGGCTACCGCTTCCTGGACGCCCAGGGAGCCCCGCTGCCCCCCGGCGGCGCGGCCCTGGCGAGGCTCGCGCGCGTGGAGTCGGACGCGCGCCATCCCCGCCTGGGGCAGGTGGAGCTGCTGGTGGCCACGGACGTCATCACGCCGCTGCTGGGCGACGACGGCGCCGCGCGCCTCTTCGGCCCGCAGAAGGGCGCGTCGCCGGAGGTGGTGGAGGAGCTGGAGGCCGCGCTGGCCACGTTCGCGCGCGTCGCCGGGGAGCAGGCCGCGTCCATCCCCGGCGCGGGCGCGGCGGGGGGCATGGGCTACGGGCTGGCCGCGGTCCTGGGCGGGAAGCTGACGTCCGGCTACGTCCTGGTGTCCCGGGCGCTGGGGCTGGAGCGGCGCGTGCTGCTCGCGGACCTGGTGCTCACCGGCGAGGGCCGCTTCGACCGACAGACGTGGCTGGGCAAGGGCCCCGGCGCGCTCGCGCGGCTGGCGCGCGAGCACGGCACCCAGGTGGTGCTCTTCACCGGCAGCGTGCACGCCGACGCCGTGCTGGACCTGTCGCTGTTCCGCGAGGTGGTGGAGCTGAGCGCGCAGGCCCGCCCCGGCGCCAGCGCCCATGAGACCCTGCGCGAAGCGACGGCGCGCTGGGCCATGGGCCGGCTGGGCCGCTGA
- a CDS encoding class I SAM-dependent rRNA methyltransferase — translation MKPSSPPRSGRPSGPSPLPPGRGRPGSRPEKHHPDRKTPDLGPDGTPQVMLLRRGSDRWQAGPPWIYRADLNGDPGLQGGEVVRVVDGRGWFMGKAFYSKVSKISLRWLTSDDIAVDVEFFRKRLQSAEALRKLALPGETTYRLVHGEADGLPGLVVDRYGDYLSVQFLIPAMEQRKDLIADLLEEQFHPKGIVNRSDVSVRHLEGLLPEKGLLRGALPPGPVSFDEGLVRMRADLLEGQKTGAFLDQRENHVMAAHYAFGDALDCFSYVGGFALQLATKAKHVTAVEISDAASAQLRENAQANKLTNLDVVTGNAFDFLRDAVDEGKRYDTIVLDPPSFAKNKDAIPAAVRGYNELNLRAFQLLRPGGILVTASCTYHVDEQAFEDMLASAASDARRRVQIIERRGAGRDHPVLMNLRETRYLKCFVLRML, via the coding sequence ATGAAGCCTTCCTCCCCCCCTCGCTCCGGCCGGCCCTCGGGCCCCAGCCCCCTTCCCCCCGGACGCGGGAGGCCCGGCTCGCGTCCGGAGAAGCACCACCCCGACCGCAAGACGCCCGACCTGGGCCCGGACGGCACGCCCCAGGTGATGCTGCTGCGCCGCGGCAGCGACCGCTGGCAGGCGGGCCCGCCGTGGATCTACCGCGCGGACCTCAACGGCGACCCCGGCCTCCAGGGCGGCGAAGTCGTCCGCGTGGTGGACGGCCGCGGCTGGTTCATGGGCAAGGCCTTCTATTCGAAGGTGTCCAAGATCTCCCTGCGCTGGCTCACCAGCGACGACATCGCGGTGGACGTGGAGTTCTTCAGGAAGCGCCTCCAGTCCGCGGAGGCCCTGCGCAAGCTGGCGCTCCCCGGTGAGACGACGTACCGGCTGGTGCATGGTGAGGCGGACGGCCTGCCCGGCCTCGTGGTGGACCGCTACGGCGACTACCTGAGCGTGCAGTTCCTCATCCCCGCCATGGAGCAGCGCAAGGACCTCATCGCGGACCTCCTGGAGGAGCAGTTCCACCCCAAGGGCATCGTCAACCGCTCCGACGTGAGCGTGCGCCACCTGGAAGGGCTGCTGCCGGAGAAGGGCCTGCTGCGCGGAGCGCTGCCGCCGGGCCCCGTGTCCTTCGACGAGGGCCTCGTGCGCATGCGCGCGGACCTGCTCGAAGGCCAGAAGACGGGCGCCTTCCTGGACCAGCGTGAGAACCACGTCATGGCGGCGCACTACGCCTTCGGCGACGCGCTGGACTGCTTCAGCTACGTGGGCGGCTTCGCGCTCCAGCTGGCCACGAAGGCGAAGCACGTCACCGCGGTGGAGATCTCCGACGCGGCCTCCGCGCAGCTCCGCGAGAACGCCCAGGCCAACAAGCTCACCAACCTGGACGTGGTGACGGGCAACGCGTTCGACTTCCTGCGCGACGCGGTGGACGAGGGCAAGCGCTACGACACCATCGTGTTGGATCCGCCCTCGTTCGCGAAGAACAAGGACGCCATCCCGGCGGCGGTGCGCGGCTACAACGAGCTCAACCTGCGCGCCTTCCAGCTCTTGCGCCCGGGCGGCATCCTCGTGACGGCCAGCTGCACCTACCATGTGGACGAGCAGGCCTTCGAGGACATGCTCGCCTCCGCGGCGTCGGACGCGCGGCGCCGGGTGCAGATCATCGAGCGGCGCGGCGCGGGCCGGGATCACCCCGTGCTCATGAACCTGCGCGAGACGCGCTACCTCAAATGTTTCGTCCTGCGCATGCTGTGA
- a CDS encoding FecR domain-containing protein, with protein sequence MAGHETQALWALAAGELDAAARARVETHVEACASCAAALKQVVEARALLSTAREVEPAVRWEEAGARLKAAAAKRMAVPGRRVLSPWALTLAGACAVALVLWLGGALLTGRTTGTGTSAVATQGPRDAEAPVGAAAAVAAGSGSAPAGGNGQQEAAAVAVGSAPALAAREAVAARAEAASTTEAERVAGAVAREATGAEHALAPGMRLRSGMAVRTPAKASAVLRLPDASRVRLSSGSDVVFARAETNAVHLTVQQGRLSVTASHAQREGFLVESAGLRVTVVGTVFSVERTAGGAAVAVLEGRVRVEAEGQPPRFVDAGERVELAQAGGALKPRALSAGDRQAFRDLRAAEPRPAVASATPPRMEPTPTGVSPAPRALTPKDRRPQPANDAPPRQAVATASNDVEAPNARPEAPAPTDGTAPRQSIATASNPLEEVPTPVPGSTPPSDTASLPSVATASPASGDAAHASAATPPGDAAAPDTAVAATPTGPATADGDFVPYPGSTGDALASAAPLLTPGTVQAPSIAAPPPVQPRRRKSLAMLVPGGLLSDDSDERFLGYARLQSQGSTCGRFLVGLGEIAQASPRDKHREDARALRGRCFTKQRQPAAAEDEYRQYLTEFPNGRYATEARVALGLPAVPAPGASEGAPAPLPKPVPLQPRWTPGEMGSPQRPPVNPGTSRRW encoded by the coding sequence ATGGCCGGCCATGAGACCCAGGCCCTGTGGGCGTTGGCCGCGGGCGAGCTGGACGCGGCGGCGCGAGCCCGCGTGGAGACACACGTCGAGGCCTGTGCTTCCTGCGCGGCGGCGCTGAAGCAGGTGGTGGAGGCCCGAGCGCTGCTGAGCACCGCGCGCGAGGTGGAGCCCGCCGTGCGGTGGGAGGAGGCGGGAGCCAGGCTGAAGGCGGCGGCGGCGAAGCGGATGGCCGTGCCCGGGCGCAGGGTCCTGTCGCCCTGGGCGCTGACCCTCGCGGGGGCCTGCGCCGTCGCGCTCGTGCTGTGGCTGGGCGGGGCGTTGCTCACGGGGAGGACCACGGGCACGGGGACGTCCGCGGTCGCGACGCAGGGACCGCGCGACGCGGAGGCTCCAGTGGGAGCAGCGGCGGCCGTGGCGGCTGGATCCGGATCCGCACCTGCCGGGGGCAATGGGCAGCAGGAGGCGGCTGCCGTGGCGGTTGGCTCCGCTCCGGCGTTGGCTGCACGGGAGGCGGTCGCGGCGCGCGCCGAGGCCGCGTCCACCACCGAGGCGGAGCGGGTCGCGGGCGCGGTGGCGCGCGAGGCCACCGGAGCGGAGCACGCGCTGGCTCCGGGCATGCGGTTGCGCTCCGGCATGGCGGTTCGCACGCCCGCGAAGGCCTCCGCCGTGCTGCGGCTCCCGGACGCGAGCCGGGTGCGGCTGTCGTCGGGTTCGGACGTGGTGTTCGCTCGCGCGGAGACGAACGCGGTGCACCTCACGGTCCAGCAGGGACGCCTCTCCGTGACGGCCTCACACGCGCAGCGGGAAGGCTTCCTCGTGGAGTCCGCCGGCCTGCGCGTCACCGTGGTCGGCACGGTCTTCTCCGTGGAGCGCACGGCGGGCGGTGCCGCGGTGGCGGTGCTCGAAGGACGCGTGCGCGTGGAGGCGGAGGGTCAACCTCCGCGCTTCGTGGACGCAGGCGAACGCGTGGAGCTGGCCCAGGCCGGAGGCGCGCTGAAGCCTCGCGCGCTCTCCGCTGGAGACCGGCAGGCGTTCCGCGACCTGCGGGCCGCCGAGCCTCGCCCGGCCGTCGCGAGCGCCACGCCTCCGAGGATGGAACCGACGCCGACCGGGGTGTCCCCTGCCCCGCGGGCGTTGACGCCCAAGGACAGGAGGCCCCAGCCCGCGAACGACGCCCCGCCGCGCCAGGCCGTCGCGACCGCCTCCAATGACGTGGAGGCCCCGAACGCCAGACCCGAAGCTCCTGCGCCGACGGATGGCACCGCGCCGCGCCAATCCATTGCCACCGCCTCCAACCCCTTGGAGGAGGTCCCTACCCCGGTTCCAGGCTCCACGCCCCCATCCGACACCGCGTCTCTTCCGTCCGTTGCCACCGCGTCCCCTGCCTCGGGTGACGCGGCCCATGCGTCCGCAGCCACGCCCCCAGGGGACGCCGCCGCACCGGACACGGCCGTGGCCGCGACGCCCACCGGGCCCGCGACCGCCGACGGGGACTTCGTGCCCTACCCCGGCTCCACCGGTGACGCGCTCGCGTCCGCCGCGCCCCTGCTGACTCCAGGCACGGTGCAGGCACCGTCCATCGCCGCGCCGCCTCCAGTGCAGCCGCGCCGTCGCAAGTCGCTGGCCATGCTCGTCCCGGGTGGACTGCTGTCGGACGACTCCGACGAGCGCTTCCTCGGGTACGCCCGGTTGCAGTCACAGGGTTCGACGTGTGGACGCTTCCTGGTGGGGCTGGGAGAGATTGCCCAGGCCAGCCCCCGCGACAAGCACCGCGAGGACGCCCGCGCCCTGCGGGGCCGCTGCTTCACGAAGCAGCGTCAACCCGCCGCCGCCGAGGACGAATACCGCCAGTACCTGACCGAGTTCCCCAACGGCCGCTACGCCACCGAGGCCCGCGTCGCCCTGGGCCTCCCCGCCGTGCCCGCGCCGGGTGCGTCCGAAGGCGCTCCCGCCCCGCTGCCGAAGCCCGTTCCCCTCCAGCCGCGCTGGACTCCTGGGGAGATGGGCTCGCCCCAGCGGCCTCCGGTCAACCCCGGGACTTCTCGTCGCTGGTGA
- a CDS encoding inorganic pyrophosphatase, with translation MKKSNQTTFQSHPWHGISPGPESPEVVNAYIEIVPTDAVKYELDKESGILKVDRPQRFSSQCPTLYGFIPQTYCGDQVAKRCAERTGYKDIHGDGDPIDICVLTEKVVSNGNLLVHAVPIGGFRMVDGNEADDKIIAVLESDLVYGELQYIAQLPRPLLDRLKHYFLTYKQIPGEGKRSVEIAEVYDRSEALEVIRRSMRDYDKLFTEPVVEKPSRRAAPAASSRRKAPAGKVSSGKGLAVKGAGRGAGKGSK, from the coding sequence ATGAAGAAGTCGAACCAGACCACGTTCCAAAGCCACCCCTGGCACGGCATCTCGCCGGGTCCGGAGTCTCCTGAAGTCGTCAACGCGTACATCGAGATCGTCCCCACGGACGCGGTGAAGTACGAACTGGACAAGGAGTCCGGCATCCTCAAGGTGGACCGTCCCCAGCGCTTCAGCAGCCAGTGTCCCACGCTCTACGGGTTCATCCCGCAGACGTACTGCGGCGACCAGGTGGCGAAGCGCTGCGCGGAGCGCACCGGCTACAAGGACATCCACGGCGACGGGGACCCCATCGACATCTGCGTGCTGACGGAGAAGGTCGTCTCCAACGGCAACCTGCTGGTGCACGCGGTGCCCATCGGCGGCTTCCGGATGGTCGACGGCAACGAGGCCGACGACAAGATCATCGCGGTGCTGGAGTCGGACCTGGTGTACGGCGAGCTCCAGTACATCGCGCAGCTGCCGCGCCCCCTGCTGGACCGCCTCAAGCACTACTTCCTCACCTACAAGCAGATCCCCGGTGAGGGAAAGCGCAGCGTGGAGATCGCGGAGGTCTACGACCGCTCGGAGGCCCTGGAGGTCATCCGCCGCAGCATGCGCGACTACGACAAGCTCTTCACGGAGCCGGTGGTGGAGAAGCCTTCCCGGAGGGCCGCGCCCGCGGCTTCGTCGCGTCGCAAGGCGCCGGCGGGCAAGGTGTCGTCGGGCAAGGGCCTGGCGGTGAAGGGCGCGGGCCGGGGCGCGGGCAAGGGCTCGAAGTAG